The proteins below are encoded in one region of Dioscorea cayenensis subsp. rotundata cultivar TDr96_F1 chromosome 18, TDr96_F1_v2_PseudoChromosome.rev07_lg8_w22 25.fasta, whole genome shotgun sequence:
- the LOC120282464 gene encoding thioredoxin-like 4, chloroplastic: MRNFLHSSSASTSVLYPWLHPDSKHQSAASSLVFFSHPNFLLTIPTNLNLQRISRRYCLNPLSISDGNGGLVLGSNNKEEKKDDDDDDDDAELCPVDCVKEFKTEEEFLNILEKSKETGALVVVDFFRPSCGSCKYIEQGFMKLCKGSGDQDSDVVFLKHNVIDEYDEQSEVADRLRIKIVPLFHFYKNGVLLEAFPTRDKEKIMEAIQKYTSSS; this comes from the exons aTGAGGAATTTTCTCCATTCAAGTTCAGCTTCCACTTCAGTTCTCTATCCATGGCTACATCCAGATTCCAAGCACCAGTCTGCAGCATcctctcttgttttcttctctcatCCCAATTTCCTTCTCACCATCCCCACCAATCTCAATCTCCAAAGAATTTCTAGAAGATATTGCCTCAATCCCCTTTCAATCAGTGATGGCAATGGAGGACTTGTTCTTGGatctaataataaagaagaaaaaaaagatgatgatgatgatgatgatgatgctgagcTTTGTCCTGTTGATTGTGTGAAAGAGTTCAAGACTGAGGAGGAATTTCTTAACATCCTGGAGAAGTCCAAGGAGACTGGGGCTCTTGTTGTGGTTGATTTCTTCAGGCCATCTTGTGGAAGTTGTAAGTATATAGAACAAGGGTTCATGAAACTTTGCAAGGGCTCTGGTGATCAGGACTCTGATGTTGTATTCTTGAAGCATAAT GTTATCGATGAATATGATGAGCAGTCGGAAGTGGCTGATCGATTGCGTATCAAG ATTGTGCCACTATTTCACTTCTATAAAAATGGAGTCCTATTGGAAGCATTTCCGACCAGGGATAAGGAGAAGATCATGGAAGCCATTCAAAAATATACTTCGTCTTCTTAA